In the Argiope bruennichi chromosome 8, qqArgBrue1.1, whole genome shotgun sequence genome, AATTATCCTCATAGATcaaatgattttacattaaatagcaaaacaaaaatgtatatatacatataatctctgctatatgtttatataaaaattttaatagcagtactggtgtttcttttttaaattgcattttataaaatttagttataacaAACACtgacataaattttaaaacaggaaagtatgtaaaaaagaaatttatacttaattatcatattaataaaaattattttctggtatataattagatattttttttttttaaacagggaTATTCAATACCCATCCTTATATTACAAGTTTTACAATTATTCTATGGATTTATGTATTGCAGTACataaaacaaatcttaaaaatgCATCTAAAGAGCAAATTGTTGATATatacaatgattttatttcaaaataattgtgatattacaTTTATTCCTCTGTCATCTTTGGATTTATTTTCTTCACAAGAATTGTCTATAGCTTTTGCTTGAGGAAGCTTAATATCATTATCTGCTTCACTTATATTTTCATTGTTAGTCTTGTTCATTTTTCTTCGTTTATGTTTATCAGCACCTCGAGAATAGAAGTTGATTTCTCGTTTTGCTTGTGCAATTTCAGCCCTCATTAACTGTCCAGCTTCAGCTTTTTGATAAGCCTCACGTTCATGTAGGTGACTCCACTGGAATCTATACAAAAAGataaatgctatttataaaactTGAAATCTTATacctataatattaaattataatgagataaaaaaaattgataagaaaattgaatgaaaatatacttGGGTAAATATCTAATACTCCATAGGGCATCGAAATAAGGTGTATGTCGCTTGCCACCCACTTGGGTGTTATTTAAACACTCTGCCACTCGCTTTGCAACTTTTTTTGATGTAAACTCAACCCAACCTTCAGAGAAAAATTTGCTTGGCTTCCCTTTCTTCTTTGGccgttctgaaaaaaaaaagtgcttcagaatttttagtttttaatgaaggCATTAAAAACATTAGgcatttagtttttaatgaagGCATTAAAAACATTAGgcatttagtttttaatgaagGCATTAAAAACATTAGGCACTAAGTTTTTAATGAAGgcatctttacatttttatatatatttaattctcttaaatcatattttctatgcaataataaattatttctttcatataatggcagttaaataattataattaacctaaattaaattaactaatttataataaataaaatattgatatgcaagtttacttatttaaagattttaattatatattttcaatatcaatacttatttttatgttgcaattaaacaattttattcatataattctcTTTAAGAAATGTAAGTGATAAAATATGCAGGAACATGAAAAAAGTTAgtattgtttaaatgaaaatccaTATCATTCAATTAAGAATCCATATTGTTTGAaactataattagaaaatttttgtttaataactaccagaagaaaattaattttctaacaacactaaaattcttaaataatacttacataaaatttaaatttatacatttttctgattattaaaaCTTGAAACTACTCTGTAATTCTGAGATTCCATTGCCAggcattgttttaataatttttaaaatataaattaagatttatattttcctcaatcaaataaataataattattataaacattttggtttaaaattacagtatgttaaattgcatttgaatattgaaaacaagtaacaataactgaaaaaaatgcattaaaaaaaacaagcattAAGGAACAAATAACAATGAAGGAAATaccaattaaatttcaaaaataaagtaaaaactagAATAGTaacagaaataaaagattaatcaTCAATAAGAATAATGAGATACAGGAGAACAgtgaaatcataataataaaggataatcttcattaatttatttatcaaatgaaaatttataacatgaatatctctagaattttaaaattaactattagaTTATTCATAAACTACATTAAGGGATTTATTAcgttaacataaattttaaacaaaataattttaaatagtgatcctttgataattttatataattggaatattctagaaattcataagttttaaattaagaaagtcatgatgaattgtatttttttaatgagattttagttaatttcagtttaaattttatatatgagatAAAGACATAAT is a window encoding:
- the LOC129981572 gene encoding uncharacterized protein LOC129981572; its protein translation is MSDAEQTLDQPSVETLLKKRKVKKPGIIYLNYIPRYMTVKKVQEYFSEFGEVRRLFLKPERPKKKGKPSKFFSEGWVEFTSKKVAKRVAECLNNTQVGGKRHTPYFDALWSIRYLPKFQWSHLHEREAYQKAEAGQLMRAEIAQAKREINFYSRGADKHKRRKMNKTNNENISEADNDIKLPQAKAIDNSCEENKSKDDRGINVISQLF